TGGAACCCCGCCGCCGCGAAGATGCGTGAATGGCTCCGCGAAGATGGTGGTATCGGTGAAATGTTAGCCGGTGAGTGCCGATTCTGGATCCGACAAAATCTGTACACTGGCCCTGATTCCCGGCAACCTGACGCTTATGTAGACGGACTCTTTTTTCATGCAGGCTGCAGCCATCAACTTGACCAACTTGTTGCCGCAAAAGGTCTACCGAAATATGTCACCGCACATGTCCACAACCGCCGTGATCCTGAACTTGGGCAAATTGAGGCTTGGGGAACAGCAGGTGGAAACGCACTCATGGAATACGCAAACGGCGCGCCTTTCTCTTATGCTGGCACACGTGCAGGGCATGCCGGTCCCTTCGGTTGGAGCGGCAGCTGGAGCTTTCACGGCGAAGAAGGTGACCTCCGACGAGACGGAGGGCATCTGCAACTTTTCCAACTCGGCAAAAACGTCGAAGATTTAACGCTCCAAGATTTACACGCCGGTTTGATAGAAGATGATCGGCTTCAATTTGATGCTTTTGCGCAGGCGATTGTCAACGGCACGGATCGAGACTGGATGCAGGAGACAACCCTCGGCACATGGATACTGATGGAAGCATTCAATGAGTCGGCGCGAACGCATGAACGCGTTGATGTTGAAGCGTTCGCTAAGAAGATGCTTGCTTGATTAGTTATCAGTTGTCAGTTGTCGGTTGGTTATTCGGAACTATTAGTGAAAAGGTTTTACCTTATCCAACCACCTCTTAACCGACTACCGATCGCCATTTTGAAAATGGAGGCTTTTTATGCAATCTCCACACGGTTCAGCGTTTCGTCCATCTGTGATGGGTAGGAACGGAATGGTTACTTCTGGACATGTACTTGCTTCGCAGGCAGGTATTCAGACAATGATGGCAGGCGGCAACGCCGTTGATGCTGCCATCGCAACCGCTGTAGCTCTCGGTATGGTTGAACCTGCTGGCTCTGGACTCGGAGGCGATGGGTTTATCCTCATCTATTGGGCGGATACCGGGAAGGTCGAAGCGGTAAATGGAACTGGACCTGCACCGCGTGCCGCGACACGGGAAACCTATCTCAAAGATGGTGGAATCCCGATGAAAGGCATACGAAGTGTTTCGGTGCCGGGAATCGTTGACGCATGGCTCCTCGCACACGAACGCTACGGCACACTCAAATTAGAAGATGTTTTCGCGCCAGCAATCTCACTCTGCGAAGATGGATTTCCCGTCAGTCACAGACTTGCGGGCGGACTTAAAGGCGAGAACGCTCGTTTCGCCGCCGAACCTGACAGTCGCGCTATTTTTACAAACGATGGTGAACCCATCCCCGCCGGCCAGTTCATCGCCAACCCTAATCTCGGTGCTACACTCCGAAAGATTGCAAAACATGGCAGAGATATATTCTACAAGGGTGAAATCGCCAAAACTATCGGCGAATTCAGCCGTGCCTACGATGGACTCTTAACGGCTGAAGACCTCGCTGATTACCACGCACACTGGGCTGAACCGATACATGTCAACTACCGTGGATACGAAGTCTATGAGATGCCTCCAAATTCGAGTGGGCATATCTTGCTCCAAGAATTGAACATGGTTGAACTATTTGATTTGCAAAATTTGGGATGCAATACCGCTGAAAGCGTGCATTTGATGGTTGAAGCGAAAAAACTCGCTTTTGCTGATCGCGAAAAATATATGGCGGACCCAGAATGGGTGGATGTTCCGATAGAAGGCATGTTATCGAAAGCCTACGCTGCCGAACAAGCCGAACGCATTGACTTGGAGAAAGCCGCTTTCGATGTGCCAGCCGGTGGGCCAGAGGCACATGAGGATACGACCTGTTTCTGCACCGCTGATCGCGCAGGAAACCTCGTCTGTATTTTGCAAAGCATCCAATCAGGTTTCGGTTCCGGTCTGGTTGCTGGGGACACAGGCGTTCTTTTGAACAATCGCATGACCTATTGGCATTTGGAAGAAGGGCACCCGAACTGCTTGATACCGGGTAAACGCGTCCGTCATACGATGAACCCTGTCATTGTTACTAAAGACGGTCAGCCGTTCTTAGCGTGCGGGACACCAGGCGCGGATACACAGGTCCAGACAAACTTACAACTCGTTACCCATGTC
This region of Candidatus Poribacteria bacterium genomic DNA includes:
- a CDS encoding Gfo/Idh/MocA family oxidoreductase; translated protein: MPIPTIHVGCTHFAHGRLQAQVNSHGLEPVACVDINLEAARDGVSSINDAPEGLTERIYTTITEAKEKHDAQACLIYASTTVHAKLIVESLNLGMHTLCVKPIATTQAEFYDIIQAHKANPGLMLVQGQNKRWNPAAAKMREWLREDGGIGEMLAGECRFWIRQNLYTGPDSRQPDAYVDGLFFHAGCSHQLDQLVAAKGLPKYVTAHVHNRRDPELGQIEAWGTAGGNALMEYANGAPFSYAGTRAGHAGPFGWSGSWSFHGEEGDLRRDGGHLQLFQLGKNVEDLTLQDLHAGLIEDDRLQFDAFAQAIVNGTDRDWMQETTLGTWILMEAFNESARTHERVDVEAFAKKMLA
- the ggt gene encoding gamma-glutamyltransferase, whose translation is MQSPHGSAFRPSVMGRNGMVTSGHVLASQAGIQTMMAGGNAVDAAIATAVALGMVEPAGSGLGGDGFILIYWADTGKVEAVNGTGPAPRAATRETYLKDGGIPMKGIRSVSVPGIVDAWLLAHERYGTLKLEDVFAPAISLCEDGFPVSHRLAGGLKGENARFAAEPDSRAIFTNDGEPIPAGQFIANPNLGATLRKIAKHGRDIFYKGEIAKTIGEFSRAYDGLLTAEDLADYHAHWAEPIHVNYRGYEVYEMPPNSSGHILLQELNMVELFDLQNLGCNTAESVHLMVEAKKLAFADREKYMADPEWVDVPIEGMLSKAYAAEQAERIDLEKAAFDVPAGGPEAHEDTTCFCTADRAGNLVCILQSIQSGFGSGLVAGDTGVLLNNRMTYWHLEEGHPNCLIPGKRVRHTMNPVIVTKDGQPFLACGTPGADTQVQTNLQLVTHVLDFGMTPQEAVSAPRWRSLQNPMESTIPHTCSNDLQLETRFSSDTKDGLTERGHELQIVGDWGGPGSAQMIIVHPESGALIGGSDPRTDGYAVTF